A region of the Fulvia fulva chromosome 7, complete sequence genome:
CAAAAGTCAGCGAGTGTGGAGGTATGAGCGGGTAGGGTTGTGCTTACCGTAGTGCAAGATCGGTCTTCCGTCCTTCGTGACTTGTCTTTGCATGCCTTGACTCTGACTTCTGACGCGAGACGAGACTTGAGTGTTATCGTTCGGATGATACTGGCTCTGAGGTCGACCGCCACGCTGAGAGCCATAAGGATCCTGAGCAGGTGAAGCTGGAGCCAAGACCATAGCCCCACCCGTAGCATACTCAGAGCCGCGACTGCTTGGTGGACGGCTGTTGGCTCCAGCTGCGGGACGGCTGTATGCTGGATTGGGTGATGTTGCACGGGGAACCTGGGAGCCTGGGGAACCACCTCGAGAGCCATAGTTGCCGTAAGCTGCAGCTGGCTTGACCGGGCTTGAAGATTCAGCGCGAGGTCTACTTGCAGCAGGTGCACCGCCGTATGGGTTGGGTGATGCTGCGCGATAAGGTTGCTGTCTCGGCTCGCCGCCGTAGGGATTCCGCGAGGATGCACGCATTGGCTGCTGTCGCTGGTCACCAGCGTGGAAATGTCTTGGACTCGTCGCTCGTGGTGGCTGCGGAGACGCAGCACGAGGTGGCTCTCCTCGGGAAGGAGGTCTGCCCATGCTGCTGCCAGGTCGTGGAGGCTGTGAGTTGAACATGTTCCGTTTCTGTCCCACGTACTGTTCAGTCGTCTTCTGCATTTCACGCTTGGTGTGTGCTGGTTGTGGTGCACCAAGTCTGCTCACTGGAGGATCGTATGCAGGCGGTGGCGTGCCACGAGCCCCGTTGTTAGCGAAAGGCAACGGCACTGCGCCTGGCATAACGTCACGACCTGTACCCGGTGCCGGAGTAGACATGCCATAATGTCGATCGGCAGATTGTCGAACAGAAGCGTGCTTCGCGACACCCTTCAGCTCTGCGAGTGCAGCAGCAATGGGATCTTCCTCTGGGCCTGGTCCGTTCCTGGCGGCTGGCTTTCGGCGCGAAGCAGGCGAATCGACTTCAAAAACATTGTTGCCAATGCCCAGCTGATAGTCTGCACGAGGGTCAACATCTGGATCTGGACTGACCGAAGGCTGTTTGTTCCACGTGTTGGCCCGGCTGTGAGTTCCAAATGGTTTGACAGGACTGGTGGCAGCGCTTTCTGCTTTGCGAGCCGTTGCAGGAGTCCAGGTGTTGCGTGCTGTCGGCGTGGGCGCGCCAGACTGGGATTGGATGTTGTCTTTGCTCTTCTGACTGCGTCTACGGAAAGGACTGTTGAAAAATCCACTTTTCTTCTTTTGAACCTGCTTGTCTTCTGGCGGGCCTGCAGACATTGCAGATGCACCTGACATGCTGGAGATACCGGAGAGATCGGAGCCCATGTATCCCTTCGTGGGCGATGCAGATCCGCTCATGGGATCAGCACTGGTGAATGATGTTGGTGCCGAGTAGTCGCTGTGCTCTATGCTCCCGCTACTAGCTGGCCGCATAGGCGATGGGTTGGAACTCCTCTCCGAAGGCGCAGCAGGTCTGCAAAACTGTGTCATCCCATCGGTAGGGTATGGATTGTGTGGGATCGTTGGAGCATCTGCGTATGGAACTGCGTAAGGGTTCGATTGGACAGATGCTTGGCTTGGTGCAAGAGGTGGAGGCGCTGCGCTGGCGTGACTACCATGTGAGCTTCGCGCTTGAGCCATGAATGAATCGTCAGCCTGCAGAGAAGTCGTCCTGTTCTTGGGAATGCCCATCTCTTCTCGTAGATTTGAGTCCGGATCATTGTGCGACTCGAACGTGCTTGGCTGGGGTGAGGAGCTTCGGAAGGTTGGATTGATGGTGCGCTGGAACTGTGCGACAGAGTAGTCACCATTATCAGATTCGTGATTCGAGATAATGTCGTCCAGATCTCCACGGCAGAAGTTGATGTACTTCGGAGGGTCTGGAATCTCTTGTCCAGTGCCCTGGTCTTGGATGAAAGTGCTGATGTCCTTCTCGACCTCGCAGTCTTCGAGTGAAAGTCGCATCTTCTCACAGGATTGATCGTCGCTGACGCAGACTGTGGATGCGATGTTCGCAAAGCTCCACAGACTGCTCTTGAAGTAGTCGAGTCGTTCTTCCTCGAGATCCTGGAACTTGTCGCATGCCGCCTTCCATTCTCTGTTCCATCTGCCGGTCGTTTCCTCCAGCAGCTTCACGGCAGCCTCGTACTCGGTGCTATCGCTCGACATCTGAATCTGCGTCTTCTCCAGCTTCGACTTGTTCTTGCGCTCTTCTTGACCCATGACCATGTGGCCTTGTGCGAGATATCCTTTGATCTTGAGGCAGTCCTGCTCGAAACGATCGCGAGTCTTGTTGACGACTGCCGTCTGCTGGTTCTTCGTCTTGAGCAGCTTCTCGACACCGTTCTGCACAATCTTCCTCCGCTCTTTGATACCGCCAGTGAAGGCAATCAGCGGCTCCTCCAGCTCACTCTTCATCTGGGCGGCGATCTGTGAATGCGCCTTGCCCATTGATTCGACTTCGCCTCGCACGACATCCAGTGACATGCGCAGGGTGCCGGCTTCCGAGGATCCCAGTGGCTTCCGCGCAAGGTTGAGCAGCCTCTTCGCATAGTCGGCCTCGATGTCGGCGCGGGCGGAGTAGAAGGCCTTGAGCTCGTCGCTGGTGGTTTTGGCATTGTGCATGCGCTCGAGGAGAGGACCGACGCCAGCGTCATCTTTGCCCCAGAAGTTGTTTGCGACTGTCCAGCGATGTATGTCAGTGTCATGCCACCAATGATCAGCGTGTCCATCGGAAGCGGTTCGGCGTACATGAGAGTGAGACGGTAGGCCCGTCAGAGCCCTCCCTGCCAGGCATTGCGCCTGCAGTGTGCTGTGATGGATGTCCTGTGTGTGCTGTATGATGCGTTCTGACGATATGGTCCCCGCGATAGAAGATACAGCAGAGGTGTAGTGGAGTAGGACTGTGATGAGAGCGTTGTCTGAACCGTGGGAGAGCCGTGGTAAGTTGTAAGTCGGACAGAGCATGCTTTCCACGTTCTGGACAAGGCGCGTCATGGCCGTGTTGACAGCGCTGGCACAGCAACAGCAACAGCAACACCCGGACCCCGCTGCCGCTGCCGCTGCCGCCACCAAGACTTTCCCGAGCCCACTGTTCCACTTGAACACGGCATGACATCCAACACCAACATTGCACCGCACCTCATAGGTCCTTACTTACACCTGTCTGCGCTTGCGCTGGGGCTTTGCTCTCACATGATCCTTTACGAACCACACCAGGCTGCCTTATATGCCTTACACGCTCAGATAAGTTCGGACCAAGTATTTGGCCATTCCTCTTCTGTCCCTCCCGTCCCTCCCGTTTTCGTTTCCCCTGCCGGCAACCTATGCCTTACTCTGCTTTGGTAAAGCTTTCTCGCTTGACCCATCGCTAGCAAAGATGGCGGCTATGCTGCGGGAGGGCTGTTCCCAGTGTTGCCCGTGCGGTGTGCCTATGTGCTGGGCCACTGCGCCTGTTCAGAGTCGTGGTTCACTTGCACAGAATCAATGCCGACATCATCCTGCTCCATTCGACATACGTGGGCAAGCTGAGTTGCAGTACCACTGTATACCTAGTACGCTTCTCAAACCCAGGGTATTGAAGCACTCATTGTTCGAGACGGTGGTCCACCAAAGCCAGCCCTTTCTGCCATCGGACATGGAGCATTCGGCACAACCACAAACATTGAAACGATCGAACGCTATCAAcgggaagttgcacaaagAGAAAGTCAACTCTGTCGCCAGCGGCGAGTGGGCTGCTGGCAACATCAAGTTGTCAAAAGCTCTAACGCTTGCTCGCAAGCAAGACGAGAAGGAAGAGAAGAGGTATGCATCATCTGAACATAGTCCTCCGTGCGCACGAATCAACCCCGAACGTTGCTAACTGAGACCCGGTTTTACCAGACAAGAGAAGATGCTGGGGAACATGTCCCGCCAGAACTCTTTCGAGCCAAGCATTTCCGACAATGCATCTGCAGATATGATCTTTCAGGCTCTACCCATGAGCTCATACGCCACCACCCTGTCGAAGAAGACTAATTCGGTAGGCTGGTCACGAACGGGTGCGTCGGGATCAGCGGTGGCCAAGGCTCACGTAGGGACGAAGACCAAGCGCTGGGGCATTTTTGGACGCAAGAAGGAAGACAGCCACCGGCCGGTCGACAACTTCACCAAGCGGGATGGAAGCGATAGGGAACGACGAACGTATGCAATCACTCGATCGGCCGGATTGATGGCCGGTGCGCTCCTCGACATGGCCGAGTCTGAAGATGAGTCAGTAAAGAGGACCCATAAAGTCGGATGTGGGTGGGATGTTCAAGCACAGCCGACTTGTACAGCACGACACTCAGCTGTTGAAGACAGTGTTGAGGAGAGCCTTGCCGAAGTAGCAGACGAAAATGCAAGACTGTTGGACCAGCTGTCGCAAGCGGTAGAGCCCGAGCATTCGCAGATGCAATCGGGATGCCGTGACTACACCCAACCCAGAAGAGACGGGCGTCACTTCAGGCGTGACCCCAAGCCGGCATGGCCAGATTCATCAAAGGCAGAGAACGGGCGGAGATTCCATTCCCTATCGATCGGCGACGTCGACTGGAGTAAACTCGATACCGACCGTCAACTACGAGAGCTGCTACAGCAGTTAGATGAAGATCGACAGAGCGATGCAAGTCCGGCAGATAGCGGCATAGACATGGACAACGACGACCGGCCGTTTGACAAGGGCAAAGCTCGTGCCGTATCAGTCTGTTCCAGTGACACGTACCACTCATTCATTAGCTATGACGAAGCCAGCACTGCGGACCAGGAAGCGATCCGCTACTCAGAAGATGTAGAGCTTCATAGAAAAGATGCACTCGCCGAAGTCCTGGAACTTCACTATCGGAAAGTTCTCCAGGAGCATGAAGATGCAAGACGCGCAAAGCAGCTTCAGGAGGAAGAAAGGATAGCAAGAGCACTGCAAGAAGAGGAAGCTCGAATCGCAGCAGAACTCGCCAGCCGCCGAGTATGCGTCTGTTGCGGTGATGAAAAGCACGTCCTCGCCTTCCCAGCGAAAGCCCCCACCCCCGACTGCTCACACATCTCCACCACCTGCATAGCCTGCATGCACACTTGGCTCTCCTCCGAACTCTCCTCCAAAGGCTGCGAAAGCCTCAAATGCCCCGAATGCCCCTCCATCCTCGACTACGACGCAATCCAGCTCCTTTCCTCACCGGCCACCTTCACCAAGTACGAGCAATTACTCCTCCGCAATACCCTCTCCTCCCTCCCCGAATTCGCCTGGTGCCTCTCCCCAACCTGCAAATCCGGCCAACTCAATATCCAAAACGGCAATTACATGGAATGCGACACGCTCCTTGGCGGCTGCGGCTATCAGCAATGTCTCCACCACCGCACCCCGTGGCATACCGGTGAGACCTACACCGCCTACGATCACCGCGTCAGTGGTGCCAAAGCCCGTGAGGATGAAGCTGCCACTCAAGCAATCCTTGACGACATTAGTAAGAAGTGTCCAGGGAAACGTTGTGGGTGGAGGATCCAGAAGAGTGAGGGGTGTGATCATATGACGTGTAAGAAGTGCAAGTGGCAGTTTTGTTGGGAGTGTTTGGCGAGTCATAGGGAGATGAAGAGGGAGGGGAACACGGCGCATGAGAGGTGGTGTAAGTTTCATAGTAAGAATTTGGGGGTTGGTGGGGCGGTGGTCGTTAGTTGGCCCTTTAATGCGCATGCTTGAGGGAATGGTGAGGTGAAGGGGATGTGGTTGTGGGTGGAGATGGTGGTGTGGAAGGAGTGAAGATTCATTGTGTTAGAGGTGATAGACTGTGGTCTAAGCAACGCAATGAGCGGTACCTTCAACCAACGGTCTCTACAAAACAAGGAATCAGGCCAACGGTGAGTTCATTGCACAGCTTCGTTCTGGAAATACCCAGTGGCCAGATTACAGGTCTTGCCAGATGCTACAAGCTTGTCCTTATACTCCGGGACAAGACCAGCATACCTGCTCTGACAATTCACGCTGGTCCAATACTGCCACCAAGACAAACCTCGAACATGACTTGTCAGACCCAACTCTGCCATCAACCAATCTCCGTATGGAATGCACTCAAGATCATAAGTAGTACCGCTGATTTCGCTAGAGTAGGGATATCGTCGACGACTCCATTGCGTATCGTAGGCAATCCTTCGTTTCATGTGGAGTGGGCTTGGTATCTGTAGTAGAGGCGAGTGATCCAGCCAAGCTGTCGCCCATAGTGCTTGCCATTCAGCTCCGAGGAAGTTGTTGACGAGACTGATGAAGCCGACAAATGCGATGGAGCGGTCGTTGGGTGGCACATATTTGGCATCAAACAGTCCGTATCGGAGGTCTTCTTCGGCTGGCCGCTTCATCGGGCGGTCTGAAAAGTCGCAGCAGCCGAAGCTGAGCTGTGTCCAGAAGTCATGGTAGAAGCGCTTCTCACTCCAGACACGGCCAGCCCCATCGTCTGCTTCAAGTGCGAAGACGTTTACCGCTGGGTGGATGTCTAGATATGTTCGCAGTGCCTGGAGAGCGTAGATCCCTGTGTAGGCCAGCACGTCAGCTGTGCGAATCTTGTGTGTACCCTGCATGTACCTGCTCCTACGACTATCAAGTCGTATTGTAAATGCGCCATCACAAGTGGCCGTATGCTGTGAACCTACATGTACGCGATGTTCTACATGTAAAATGTGCTGCGAGGCGGCGGAGCCAGCCTCGTATAAGTGCGCCGAAGACTTGCGATACGCGAGAGTGTACTATGTCTACCTTCTATCGCATTAACCTATCGTAAGGTATCAACCTATCGTACCATTCTATCTTATTCTGATCAACCTATAACAGTGTTATTATCCTCGTCCTTATCGTCTATATCCATTATACTAGCTTTACTAAGTAGACCTCCTTTAGTAAGATTACGTTACTAATctatctactactagaaggccGCCTACTTACTACCTAGAGTAGTATCATCTAAGCCCCGTAGTATATCGCCTAATAGCAACTTTGGACTAGGGTATTTAGGTATGAGATTATTAGTTCAAAGTACTAGAGGACTAAGGTCTAGGACCTCTAAGCTATCCGATATTAATCTACCTATACTTACTATAAGTTAAGTtaatactagctatattattaCGTAGGCGTAGGCTATCTTATTGTAAACCGGTAGTAACCGGACTACTAGTAGCTAGCTCTACTAGTAACTTCTATATACGACGGACTATATTACGATCTCTACGCTATCTAATAATACTACCGTAGATTAATTAATTAATTGATTGTTCTATTAACGTACTATTTAAGTCCTAGACTATTTAACACGGGTCGTATCTACGACCGAGTTTAAAATTTAAAGAGAAAAGCCCCGTATACCCGGACGTAAAAACTCTTTAAAAGATCGCGAGCTCGTACTTAGTATTCGTAATAAAGGTCTACGAAtactactacggtagtaCGCCGCGTCCTAGTAGTAAAACTTGTCGCGGTCTTATTGCCCGGGATAGACGGGGATTACGCCCGTGTTTCTTTACTACGCCGCGCCGGGTAGGCCCGCCGTACGTACGCCGAGAACCGAGAATTtaagagagagagagagaggtAGTATCTCGAATAACCCGTCCCCTCCGAGAgtcctctaccgcctccTTTATACGATACCCCGAGATTTAGTATCTCGCTCTAGATTCGTAGCGAGAGCGCTCGCTTTATACGGCCGTCGTTATCCGAAGAGAGAGTCCGCCGCCTTCTCTCTTCTTTCGAGTAGTTCCAAGTGTCTTCGTTAATAGATATCTATACGTGTCCTCTCCTCTCCTCTCTTCTCTTCCCTTCTTCTTTATACCGTACCCTAGGTTACCCGTCGCGTTATAGGTTTCGAATAGGCGTCGCTTTTCGTGTTTACGGCTAAGCCGCGATTCGAGAGGGGGGTTCGAGTTCGAGAGGGAGAGTCTTAGTTTCTCTTCGCCGTAGCGAAGGTACTTACGTCGTCCGCCGCGTAAAGGCGCTCTCCGTAGGACGACAATGCTACCGTAGAGCGACTATAGGTAGTCTAAGGTAATAGTCTCCTTAAGTATAAGACCGCGGATATCCTTAACTCGGAAAGTAGCGACGTAGTATAGGCCTAGGGTAAATTCGCGCTGATTAAGATTAATAATAATCTTCTCGAGAGTTATACCCTAGTACTTATAAATACTAGAGGCGTATATAGCTATTAATAGAAACTATTATCTCTAAGTACTACGGCCTTAAATACAGAAGCTACGCTTAATATAGAAGATAGGGAAGACGTACTTACCGTTCTATCTAAATAGGCTTAGTATATTACGATCCTTAATATTATTAAATActataacgtgctttactaccgagcgggctatactaccgagcgggctacttttgctaagaactataccacttctatagatatagctatataactactattatagcgtatattgtctttaaacgaggccaaactaaccttagctatctaggctacgaaacgcgacgcgacaatcACGTATCGGcttgctataaaggtatacgacgcgtctcgaactatactagggtatcgattgaatagacgacctcctcggggtgactacgagcctaattcgaagaagcttatatagctagaagggagggtgatacttgagtatatactcgagctagatcttagaggtttcccgctattaaaggctaaTATACAAGTAATAGCCGacttattactataagaaaagggtcttaagcccgctagttTTAAGTAGATCGACAGGTTAATTAGGCggcatcgtgagctaaaggtttatataacacgtagatacgatcgttagcgagccctaatagaagatctagacgtaATCGAGAtgtagttcttacttatacgtaatataaaggagaagtatagcatccttaactaggacacctataacttcgacgagatagggtttataataggtgtcattacgtcttagagcgtcattacgggtttagaaaggcatagtagaaagaggaaggttgtttaatagggtaatagagagggagtagagagatagcgtattagatagctcttatacaaagcgagattagtaagctaagtaagtctaacgagacccttatatagcggaaagcacgaaagcgcaagtacatttagtctagagggtctctaaaacgtacgtacctattaagtagactcgctagatagcgaagaatctaaagaggaattgtcctcctagtaacgattctataggatgtcgtcgtattaagataccgtcgtaattaaagtagaagtagtatagttcttagcaaaagtggcccgctcggtagtatagcccgctcggtagtaaagcacgttaagTAGATAGTAAGGTAGTATATCTCTTAGTTTAGCGGTATCCGGCTTCTAAATAAAACTAAAGAGCGTATTGGTCTAGCTATTAGCTAGGCCGTGTTTAGTCTATAAGTTAGAGAGTAGTATAATACGAGATCTAATTATAACCTTAACTTCTACCTTAAGATTATTAACCTTCTTCGTATAGATATCCTTCGAGCGTAGTAGTATAGTATTGTCGTTATTATAGTTTACTCTAATAGGGAGTATAGGATAGCTAAGATTATAAAGCTTCTAGTAATTACGCTACCTTACCGTATCGTTAGTAAAGTATAGATAAACTATATCCTTAAAGAGGTAGTAGTGAGTAGTAGATATACTACGACGTAACTCGCTCTTAATACGGCCCTTAAGCGTATTCTAATATATCCGAGTAACCTTAAAAGTACGGAGGCCCTTAAGCGCCGAGTAGAACGTAACCTAGAGATTATTATCGCCTTACTACTACATGTTAATACTAAGCTTAGTAACAATAATAAACTAGAGATATACGTTACGGCTACTAATCTAAGCTTAGTTACGGCCTAGGGTATTGTCGAATAGGGCGTTCTATCTAATAGGTACTAACTAATTAAAGTTACTACTAAGTATAATATATACACCGCTAAAGAACTTATCGTAGATATTCTTTAGTGATCGAAAGCGCTAGTTAACTATTATAGACGACTAACtaccctagtaagtaagggcgcgcctagtgaccttaggatagcttacgcgtaggtatatatacttaccggtccgcgggccgtaaaatatatatagtaatcCTAAAAGATGATAAATCTGAAGTTTTTAGATTCCCGTATTTTCGCTttatagagagattcttTATAAACCCTAccttcctactaaggtcgcctcctagctatatatatcttaatagtacccctatatatccctactacgtaattaaccgtaaaaggttaacgagattTGACGCGTAAATTTTAGGGTCTAAAGGGGCCCTCGACTCgacgatactatatatagtatctaTTAGCTAAATATAGACTTCTtattaatagatagatagatagatttgtcattcccctaatctaggaccctattcggcctatataggtgtatatctattgttatatacaaagggaaacccggataggtaaaaaccctttCCGCCCctaacttctccttatctagattagctttccctctaaacgtacgtagtctatgtcactactccgttagcccccgctcctagccggtctcgttacgctacgccgtatcctctcttcctatactactcctactaggcggtactgttctagctagcccttctctagtatctagttcgtaatacgccgtaggtccttaacgttattaagaagtgccctaatcgtccggttcctcgcctttactatctactccccccttcc
Encoded here:
- a CDS encoding E3 ubiquitin-protein ligase RNF19B, whose protein sequence is MAAMLREGCSQCCPCGVPMCWATAPVQSRGSLAQNQCRHHPAPFDIRGQAELQYHCIPSTLLKPRVLKHSLFETVVHQSQPFLPSDMEHSAQPQTLKRSNAINGKLHKEKVNSVASGEWAAGNIKLSKALTLARKQDEKEEKRQEKMLGNMSRQNSFEPSISDNASADMIFQALPMSSYATTLSKKTNSVGWSRTGASGSAVAKAHVGTKTKRWGIFGRKKEDSHRPVDNFTKRDGSDRERRTYAITRSAGLMAGALLDMAESEDESVKRTHKVGCGWDVQAQPTCTARHSAVEDSVEESLAEVADENARLLDQLSQAVEPEHSQMQSGCRDYTQPRRDGRHFRRDPKPAWPDSSKAENGRRFHSLSIGDVDWSKLDTDRQLRELLQQLDEDRQSDASPADSGIDMDNDDRPFDKGKARAVSVCSSDTYHSFISYDEASTADQEAIRYSEDVELHRKDALAEVLELHYRKVLQEHEDARRAKQLQEEERIARALQEEEARIAAELASRRVCVCCGDEKHVLAFPAKAPTPDCSHISTTCIACMHTWLSSELSSKGCESLKCPECPSILDYDAIQLLSSPATFTKYEQLLLRNTLSSLPEFAWCLSPTCKSGQLNIQNGNYMECDTLLGGCGYQQCLHHRTPWHTGETYTAYDHRVSGAKAREDEAATQAILDDISKKCPGKRCGWRIQKSEGCDHMTCKKCKWQFCWECLASHREMKREGNTAHERWCKFHSKNLGVGGAVVVSWPFNAHA
- a CDS encoding Septation protein imp2; translation: MPGREGSDGPTVSLSFANNFWGKDDAGVGPLLERMHNAKTTSDELKAFYSARADIEADYAKRLLNLARKPLGSSEAGTLRMSLDVVRGEVESMGKAHSQIAAQMKSELEEPLIAFTGGIKERRKIVQNGVEKLLKTKNQQTAVVNKTRDRFEQDCLKIKGYLAQGHMVMGQEERKNKSKLEKTQIQMSSDSTEYEAAVKLLEETTGRWNREWKAACDKFQDLEEERLDYFKSSLWSFANIASTVCVSDDQSCEKMRLSLEDCEVEKDISTFIQDQGTGQEIPDPPKYINFCRGDLDDIISNHESDNGDYSVAQFQRTINPTFRSSSPQPSTFESHNDPDSNLREEMGIPKNRTTSLQADDSFMAQARSSHGSHASAAPPPLAPSQASVQSNPYAVPYADAPTIPHNPYPTDGMTQFCRPAAPSERSSNPSPMRPASSGSIEHSDYSAPTSFTSADPMSGSASPTKGYMGSDLSGISSMSGASAMSAGPPEDKQVQKKKSGFFNSPFRRRSQKSKDNIQSQSGAPTPTARNTWTPATARKAESAATSPVKPFGTHSRANTWNKQPSVSPDPDVDPRADYQLGIGNNVFEVDSPASRRKPAARNGPGPEEDPIAAALAELKGVAKHASVRQSADRHYGMSTPAPGTGRDVMPGAVPLPFANNGARGTPPPAYDPPVSRLGAPQPAHTKREMQKTTEQYVGQKRNMFNSQPPRPGSSMGRPPSRGEPPRAASPQPPRATSPRHFHAGDQRQQPMRASSRNPYGGEPRQQPYRAASPNPYGGAPAASRPRAESSSPVKPAAAYGNYGSRGGSPGSQVPRATSPNPAYSRPAAGANSRPPSSRGSEYATGGAMVLAPASPAQDPYGSQRGGRPQSQYHPNDNTQVSSRVRSQSQGMQRQVTKDGRPILHYARAMYMYQAAIPEELSFTKGDILAVTRHQDDGWWEAEVVGKNSPLGLVPSNYLKSC